The following are encoded together in the Burkholderiales bacterium genome:
- a CDS encoding DUF3025 domain-containing protein has translation MAPVWNPALLRGPLFASLHPLLEGIHWPAGRWPDHADYQALLTSLAVPPVSGLGDLLRVVPPLPPAPGWQQSYEGRLGHEGLLQTRGANWHDLFNLLVWAAFPRSKAALNRRHCLAQRQRAEAGIKGRSPVEDALTQFDESGVVVVCADETLLAMMRAFRWKALFVTHRSRVVTHMACYLFGHGLLEKALAPYVGMTGKGILVPVAPDFFGWEPAAQLSWLDGGVAQAVACLARPADLQPVPVLGFPGMTPDNERPGYYDDVSYFRPGRRRPPG, from the coding sequence ATGGCGCCAGTATGGAATCCAGCCCTGCTTCGGGGGCCGCTGTTTGCCTCACTCCATCCCCTGCTTGAGGGAATCCACTGGCCGGCGGGGCGCTGGCCTGACCACGCCGATTACCAGGCGCTTCTGACAAGCCTTGCCGTGCCGCCGGTGAGTGGCCTGGGGGATTTGCTGCGGGTGGTACCGCCCCTGCCGCCGGCGCCAGGCTGGCAGCAAAGCTACGAAGGCCGTCTCGGCCATGAGGGGTTGTTGCAGACCCGCGGCGCCAACTGGCACGACCTTTTCAACCTGCTGGTCTGGGCGGCTTTCCCCCGCAGCAAGGCGGCCCTCAACCGCAGGCACTGTCTGGCGCAACGGCAAAGGGCTGAGGCCGGAATCAAAGGACGCTCGCCGGTGGAGGATGCCCTCACCCAATTCGACGAAAGCGGGGTGGTCGTGGTCTGCGCCGATGAGACGCTGTTGGCCATGATGCGGGCTTTCCGCTGGAAGGCCCTCTTTGTGACCCACCGCAGCCGGGTGGTCACCCACATGGCCTGCTACCTTTTCGGCCACGGCCTTTTGGAAAAGGCCCTCGCCCCCTATGTGGGCATGACCGGCAAAGGCATCCTGGTTCCGGTGGCGCCGGATTTCTTCGGCTGGGAACCGGCCGCGCAGCTTTCATGGCTCGATGGGGGGGTGGCGCAGGCGGTGGCGTGTTTGGCGCGGCCGGCCGATCTGCAGCCGGTGCCGGTCCTCGGCTTCCCGGGCATGACGCCCGACAACGAGCGGCCCGGATATTACGACGATGTGAGCTATTTCCGCCCCGGGCGTCGGCGCCCTCCGGGTTGA